One Brassica napus cultivar Da-Ae chromosome A1, Da-Ae, whole genome shotgun sequence genomic region harbors:
- the LOC111198572 gene encoding mitotic checkpoint protein BUB3.1 — translation MSQPPPSAGRELANPPSDGISNLRFSNTSDHLLVSSWDKRVRLYDVSTNSLKGEFLHGGAVLDCCFHDDSSGFSVGSDNKVRRIVFNVGKEDVLGMHEKPVRCVEYSYAAGQVITGSWDKTVKCWDPRGASGPERTQVGTYLQPERVYSLSLVGNRLVVATAGRHVNIYDLRNMSQPEQRRESSLKYQTRCVRSYPNGTGYALSSVEGRVAMEFFDLSEAAQAKKYAFKCHRKSEAGRDIVYPVNAIAFHPIYGTFATGGCDGFVNIWDGNNKKRLYQYSKYPSSIAALSFSRDGQLLAVASSYTFEEGEKSHEPEAIFVRNVNEIEVKPKPKAYPNPAA, via the exons ATGAGTCAGCCTCCTCCGTCCGCCGGTCGTGAGCTCGCGAATCCACCGTCCGACGGCATCTCGAATCTCAGGTTTTCCAACACGAGTGACCATCTCCTCGTTTCTTCATGGGATAAG CGTGTGAGATTGTACGATGTGAGCACCAATTCGTTGAAAGGAGAGTTCTTACACGGCGGCGCTGTTCTCGATTGCTGTTTCCACGACGATTCCTCTGGTTTCAGCGTTGGCAGCGACAACAAAGTCAGACG GATTGTTTTCAATGTTGGCAAAGAGGATGTTCTGGGGATGCATGAAAAGCCTGTGCGTTGTGTTGAGTATTCTTATGCTGCAG GGCAAGTGATTACGGGATCATGGGACAAAACAGTTAAGTGTTGGGATCCAAGAGGTGCAAGTGGGCCGGAGCGCACCCAGGTGGGGACATACTTGCAACCAGAGCGTGTTTACTCTCTGTCTCTTGTTGGAAACcgtctcgttgtggcaacagcAGGAAGGCACGTCAACATCTACGATCTCAGGAATATGTCTCAGCCTGAGCAAAGAAGGGAGTCTTCACTCAAATACCAGACCAGATGTGTTCGTAGTTATCCTAATGGAACAG GTTATGCTCTTAGCTCTGTTGAAGGAAGAGTTGCGATGGAGTTCTTTGATCTGTCAGAGGCTGCTCAGGCTAAGAA ATATGCTTTCAAATGCCATCGGAAATCAGAGGCTGGAAGAGACATTGTTTACCCTGTGAATGCCATTGCTTTCCATCCAAT TTATGGCACATTTGCAACGGGAGGCTGTGATGGTTTTGTCAACATATGGGATGGGAACAACAAGAAGAGGCTGTATCAG TACTCAAAATATCCATCAAGCATCGCAGCACTGTCATTCAGCCGAGATGGTCAGCTGCTAGCTGTTGCATCAAGCTACACATTTGAAGAGGGGGAAAAATC GCACGAGCCAGAAGCCATCTTTGTAAGAAACGTCAATGAAATCGAAGTGAAACCCAAACCCAAGGCATATCCAAATCCTGCGGCATAG
- the LOC106379725 gene encoding 40S ribosomal protein S20-2 — protein sequence MAYAPPTKQGKTEFEKPQEQIHKIGITLSSKNVKNLEKVCTDLVRGAKDKRLRVKGPVRMPTKVLKVTTRKAPCGEGTNTWDRFELRVHKRVIDLFSSPDVVKQITSITIEPGVEVEVTIADSFMRFNSQSCL from the coding sequence GAGAAGCCACAAGAGCAGATTCACAAGATCGGAATCACTCTCTCCTCAAAGAACGTCAAAAACCTTGAGAAGGTGTGCACTGACTTGGTCCGTGGTGCCAAAGACAAGAGATTGAGAGTGAAAGGACCAGTGAGGATGCCAACTAAAGTTCTCAAAGTTACCACAAGAAAAGCTCCTTGTGGTGAAGGAACCAACACATGGGACAGGTTTGAGCTCCGTGTACACAAGCGTGTGATCGATCTCTTCAGCTCTCCTGATGTTGTGAAGCAGATCACTTCCATCACCATTGAGCCTGGTGTTGAGGTCGAGGTCACCATTGCTGATTCATTCATGCGCTTTAATTCACAATCTTGTCTTTGA
- the LOC106346446 gene encoding magnesium transporter MRS2-3: MRGPRPEDFDSNAGHPTPTFPAGGSRKKGMGVRTWLVLCSSGKEQATEAGKHTIMRRTGLPARDLRILDPLLSYPSTVLGRERAIVINLEHIKAIITGQEVLILNSKDPSVAPFIEELQRRIRCHHHATKPQEGVNTEGAAQGEAGTSQLSGEEARKDKKQSLGNQDGSKVLPFEFVALEACLEAAITSLESEAVRLELEAHPALDKLTIKINTLNLERVRQIKSRLVAITGRVQKVRDELEKLLNDDEDMAEMYLTDKLAQKQLENSTASSTSDTVVVDLPEGDEDDRFRAEVSSESCHRGSDAHNLLMRAHSALSRNSRGTSSTRSGMTNKLNVQELEMLLEAYFVQIDGILNKLSTLTEYVDDTEDYINIMLDDKQNNLLQMGVMLTTAGLVMSLFIAVAGVFGMNINIELFNDEVAGPGKFMWTVVGGTAGSLFLYFGAIGWYKHSRLLE; the protein is encoded by the exons ATGAGAGGCCCTAGACCCGAAGATTTCGACTCGAACGCCGGCCACCCGACGCCTACGTTCCCCGCCGGTGGTAGCCGGAAGAAAGGCATGGGCGTGAGGACGTGGCTGGTGCTTTGCTCGTCGGGGAAGGAGCAAGCTACGGAGGCCGGGAAACACACCATCATGCGTCGAACTGGCTTACCGGCGCGTGATCTCCGGATCCTCGATCCGTTGTTGTCGTATCCGTCTACCGTTCTAGGTCGCGAGAGAGCCATCGTCATCAATCTGGAGCATATCAAGGCGATCATCACGGGGCAAGAGGTTTTGATTCTGAATTCGAAGGATCCTTCGGTGGCTCCGTTCATCGAGGAGTTGCAGAGGAGGATTAGGTGTCACCATCACGCCACTAAACCTCAG GAGGGAGTGAACACTGAGGGAGCCGCACAAGGAGAAGCTGGAACGTCACAATTGTCTGGGGAGGAAGCCAGGAAGGATAAGAAGCAAAGTCTTGGGAATCAAGATGGATCCAAGGTTCTTCCTTTTGAGTTTGTTGCTCTTGAAGCTTGTCTTGAAGCTGCCATCACCAGTTTGGAAAGTGAG GCCGTTAGATTGGAGTTAGAGGCTCATCCAGCGTTGGACAAGCTTACTATCAAGATCAATACCCTCAACTTGGAGCGGGTTCGACAGATTAAGAGTAGGCTTGTTGCAATAACTGGGCGTGTTCAGAAG GTTAGGGACGAACTAGAAAAACTCCTAAACGATGATGAAGATATGGCTGAGATGTATCTTACAGATAAGTTAGCTCAGAAGCAGCTTGAGAATTCGACGGCTTCCTCTACTAGTGATACCGTCGTGGTTGATCTTCCTGAAGGAGACGAGGATGACAG GTTTCGTGCCGAAGTTTCATCTGAAAGCTGCCATCGAGGAAGTGACGCTCACAACCTTCTAATGAGAGCTCATAGCGCACTTAGCAGAAACAGCCGTGGGACGAGCTCAACCCGGAGTGGCATGACCAACAAACTCAATGTGCAAGAGCTTGAAATGCTTTTGGAAGCATATTTCGTGCAAATTGATGGTATACTGAACAAACTATCAACA CTAACGGAATACGTGGATGACACGGAGGACTACATCAACATAATGCTAGATGACAAACAGAATAATCTTCTGCAGATGGGGGTGATGCTAACAACGGCAGGACTGGTGATGAGTCTCTTTATCGCGGTTGCGGGAGTATTCGGGATGAACATTAACATAGAGCTGTTCAATGATGAAGTAGCTGGTCCGGGGAAATTCATGTGGACAGTGGTTGGAGGTACGGCAGGAAGTTTATTCCTCTATTTTGGTGCCATCGGATGGTATAAGCATAGTCGTTTGCTTGAATGA
- the LOC106346468 gene encoding uncharacterized protein LOC106346468 has translation MEGLIPYLIHAIKKDHKPQDQGYRSLSVGSSRGYRPLMMGQEGSSSLQGSSHRRTKSEYKPPVMMDMFDQTSSGGLGQNSVNEDLSSQNIATKLQHADRR, from the coding sequence ATGGAGGGGTTGATTCCATATCTGATTCATGCTATCAAGAAAGACCATAAGCCACAAGATCAGGGGTATCGATCGTTGTCTGTAGGATCTAGCCGAGGCTACCGACCATTAATGATGGGACAGGAAGGTTCTTCTTCATTACAGGGATCTTCTCACCGTCGAACAAAATCAGAGTACAAGCCACCTGTGATGATGGATATGTTTGATCAGACATCATCAGGAGGTCTTGGTCAAAACTCTGTGAATGAAGATCTTTCTTCTCAGAATATAGCAACAAAGCTTCAGCATGCAGATAGACGTTGA
- the LOC106346499 gene encoding probable polyamine transporter At3g19553 — protein sequence MGEEIIANDDNSSKTKPSPKLTLLPLVFLIFYEVSGGPFGVEDSVKSGGGPLLALLGFLIFPLIWSIPEALVTAELATSFPENGGYVVWISSAFGPFWGFQEGFWKWFSGVMDNALYPVLFLDYLKHSFPVLNHAAARVPALLVLTFSLTYLNYRGLHIVGFSAVLLAVFSLCPFVVMALLAVPRISPKRWLFVDFKKVNWRGYFNTMFWNLNYWDKASTLAGEVESPGKTFPKALFGAVLLVMGSYLIPLMAGTGALSESASGEWSDGYFAEVGMLIGGVWLKGWIQAAAAMSNLGLFEAEMSSDAFQLLGMSEMGMLPAFFAQRSKYGTPTISILCSATGVIFLSWMSFQEIIEFLNFLYALGMLLEFAAFVKLRIKKPDLNRPYRVPLNTFGTLMLCLPPSLLLILVMVLATVKTFFVSGVIIVVGFCLHPFLKLVKEKRWARFIPEETRPVLEVPSESQLDEEHGDESSASLLP from the exons ATGGGTGAAGAGATAATCGCAAACGATGACAACAGCTCAAAGACGAAACCAAGTCCAAAGCTAACACTCTTGCCTCTTGTATTCCTCATCTTCTATGAAGTCTCTGGCGGCCCTTTTGGTGTGGAAGACTCTGTCAAATCAGGTGGTGGTCCTCTCTTAGCCCTTCTAGGCTTCCTCATCTTCCCTCTGATCTGGAGCATACCCGAAGCTCTAGTCACAGCCGAGCTCGCCACAAGCTTCCCTGAGAACGGAGGCTACGTGGTCTGGATCTCTTCAGCGTTTGGCCCCTTCTGGGGGTTCCAGGAAGGGTTCTGGAAGTGGTTCAGTGGTGTTATGGACAATGCTCTCTACCCTGTGTTGTTCCTTGATTACTTGAAACATTCGTTCCCTGTTTTGAACCATGCAGCTGCTCGTGTTCCTGCACTATTAGTCCTCACGTTCTCGCTGACGTACTTGAACTACAGAGGCTTGCATATCGTTGGCTTCTCAGCTGTTCTGCTAGCTGTCTTCTCCCTCTGCCCTTTCGTTGTGATGGCTTTGCTAGCGGTTCCTAGGATCAGTCCTAAGCGTTGGCTGTTTGTTGATTTCAAGAAAGTTAACTGGAGAGGGTACTTCAACACCATGTTTTGGAATCTGAACTACTGGGACAAGGCTAGTACTCTTGCTGGGGAAGTTGAGTCCCCCGGGAAGACGTTTCCGAAGGCTTTGTTTGGAGCTGTTTTGTTGGTTATGGGATCGTATTTGATTCCCTTGATGGCGGGGACTGGAGCTTTAAGCGAGTCTGCTTCAGGTGAGTGGAGTGATGGGTATTTTGCTGAGGTTGGGATGCTTATTGGTGGTGTTTGGCTCAAGGGTTGGATACAAGCTGCTGCTGCTATGTCGAATCTTGGACTGTTTGAAGCTGAGATGAGTAGTGATGCTTTTCAGCTTCTTGGTATGAGTGAGATGGGGATGCTCCCTGCTTTTTTCGCCCAGAG GTCAAAGTATGGGACACCAACGATTAGTATCTTGTGCTCAGCGACAGGAGTCATATTCTTGTCATGGATGAGCTTTCAAGAGATCATTGAATTTCTGAATTTTTTATACGCGTTAGGAATGCTTCTTGAATTCGCAGCCTTTGTGAAGCTAAGGATCAAGAAACCGGATCTTAACCGACCTTACAGAGTTCCCTTAAACACCTTTGGAACTTTGATGCTATGTCTGCCTCCTTCTTTGCTTCTCATCCTTGTGATGGTTTTGGCCACCGTGAAGACGTTTTTTGTCAGCGGTGTGATTATTGTTGTTGGGTTCTGCTTGCACCCGTTCTTAAAACTCGTGAAGGAGAAACGATGGGCGAGATTCATACCAGAGGAAACAAGACCAGTTTTAGAAGTTCCATCTGAGTCTCAGTTGGATGAAGAACATGGTGATGAGTCTTCTGCTAGCCTTCTCCCATGA
- the LOC111198576 gene encoding protein SNOWY COTYLEDON 3 has translation MVPAIPQAATSTRKPPPDPQDKPLPSNNERRRPTLKNVPSRYLSPSPSHSHSHSTSSITSSSSALLKTSKRYPSPLLSRATPPASNRINAPSSLPNRSQSVDRRRPSQTPVAEMSVAAKMLITSTRSLSVSFQGEVFSLPISKKKEITTTTTTPVSHRKPTPERRRSPQVRDQRENSKPVDHQQQQLWPGASTRGSSKSAVSSVSKNVDCECDDRGKKLGSMLQHSLIDESSRVVRLGLDLGEGDESTRRVTRPISHSRLGSSDFTASDSDSVSSGSTNGAQERGERRSSQRNVIASAKFWQETNTRLRRLQDPGGSPRCSSPSSRISSISSKLSQSKRFSGDTPLVSSPRGMASPMRGGATRPASPSKVKATATSSTARALSSPCRVRNGVSEQMNAYNRNLPSILCFTADIRRGKIGEDRVVDAHLLRLLYNRHLQWRFANARADSTFMVQRLSAEKNLWNAWVSISDLRHSVTLKRIRLLLLKQKLKLASILKEQMGYLEEWSLLDRDHLNSLLGATEALKASTLRLPIIGKAVVDILHLKHAVSSAVDVMHAMASSIFSLTSKVDGMNSVMAEMVNITAQETVLLEQCQGFLSIVAAMQVKDCSLKTHIIQLSRKLTSQL, from the exons ATGGTCCCCGCGATTCCTCAAGCAGCAACCTCCACCAGGAAACCACCTCCAGATCCGCAAGACAAACCTCTCCCCAGCAACAATGAACGAAGAAGACCTACACTCAAAAATGTACCCTCTCGCTACTTATCCCCTTCTCCTTCCCATTCTCACTCTCACTCCACCTCCTCTATCACATCTTCGTCGTCTGCATTACTCAAGACGAGTAAGCGGTATCCTTCCCCTTTGCTCTCTCGCGCCACTCCTCCCGCTTCTAATCGGATCAACGCGCCTTCCTCGCTACCCAATCGGTCTCAATCGGTAGACCGTCGCCGGCCGTCGCAGACTCCTGTCGCTGAAATGTCGGTGGCGGCGAAGATGCTCATCACTTCCACCAGGAGCTTATCTGTTTCCTTCCAAGGAGAGGTGTTTTCACTTCCGATTAGCAAGAAGAAGGAGATTACTACTACTACCACCACGCCGGTTTCCCACCGGAAACCTACCCCCGAGCGGCGGAGGTCGCCGCAGGTTCGAGATCAGAGGGAGAACTCAAAGCCGGTTGACCACCAGCAGCAGCAGCTCTGGCCAGGCGCTTCCACGAGAGGAAGTTCTAAATCTGCGGTGAGTTCAGTTTCTAAAAATGTGGATTGTGAGTGTGATGATAGAGGGAAGAAGCTTGGATCAATGTTGCAGCATTCTCTGATTGATGAGAGCTCTAGAGTTGTGAGACTAGGTTTAGATTTGGGAGAAGGTGATGAGAGCACGAGAAGAGTAACAAGACCAATTTCACATTCACGCTTGGGTTCTAGTGACTTTACTGCGTCTGATTCTGATAGTGTTTCATCTGGTAGCACTAATGGTGCGCAAGAACGTGGTGAAAGAAGGAGCTCGCAACGTAACGTTATAGCTTCTGCTAAGTTCTGGCAAGAGACTAACACCCGGTTAAGACGGTTGCAGGATCCTGGCGGCTCACCTCGGTGCTCTAGCCCGAGTTCGAGGATAAGTAGTATCTCATCAAAGTTGAGTCAGTCTAAACGGTTCTCTGGTGATACTCCGTTGGTGTCATCTCCTCGTGGTATGGCTTCTCCGATGAGAGGTGGTGCTACTCGACCTGCTTCACCTAGTAAGGTTAAGGCGACAGCTACTTCATCTACTGCTAGAGCACTTTCTAGTCCTTGTCGAGTGAGAAATGGAGTTTCTGAGCAAATGAACGCTTATAACCGCAACTTGCCTTCGATTCTTTGTTTCACTGCTGATATTAGGAGGGGGAAGATTGGGGAGGATCGGGTTGTGGATGCCCACTTGTTGAGGCTTCTGTATAACCGTCATCTGCAGTGGCGGTTTGCCAATGCCAGGGCTGACTCCACTTTCATGGTGCAGAGACTGAGTGCAGAG AAAAACCTGTGGAATGCATGGGTATCAATCTCGGACTTGCGTCATTCTGTCACTCTGAAACGGATCAGGTTGCTCTTGCTGAAGCAGAAACTGAAACTAGCTTCCATCTTGAAGGAGCAG ATGGGTTACCTAGAAGAATGGTCTCTTCTAGACAGAGATCATTTGAATTCTTTGTTGGGAGCAACTGAAGCCTTGAAAGCCAGCACGCTTCGTCTTCCAATTATTGGAAAAGCTGTG GTTGATATTCTACATCTTAAGCATGCTGTTAGTTCAGCTGTTGATGTGATGCATGCTATGGCGTCTTCCATATTCTCGCTGACATCGAAG GTGGATGGAATGAATTCAGTAATGGCGGAGATGGTGAATATCACTGCACAAGAAACGGTCTTGCTCGAACAATGTCAAGGATTCTTATCAATAGTAGCAGCTATGCAG GTTAAAGACTGTAGCTTGAAGACGCACATAATACAACTAAGCCGGAAACTGACTTCACAACTGTAG
- the LOC106346483 gene encoding zinc finger protein AZF2-like: MALEAMNSPSFTVRKDRIAATDDDLTNDAVFMEPWLKRKRTKRQRSRSPSPSTSSSSPPRSRRPKSESQDLTEEEYLALCLLKLAKDKHSPPPQPQPRDSTKLSYKCSVCGKAFPSYQALGGHKASHRIKPLTADNSTSPIIAGEKHHSSATVPPSGKIHECSICRKVFPTGQALGGHKRCHYEGNLGGGSKSISQSGSVSSTVSEDRSNRVLIDLNLPALPELSLHHNPVVDDEILSPLTGKKPLLLTDRDQVIKKEDLSLRI, from the coding sequence ATGGCTCTCGAAGCGATGAATTCTCCTTCGTTCACAGTCCGTAAAGATAGAATCGCAGCAACAGACGATGATCTAACGAACGACGCCGTTTTCATGGAGCCTTGGCTGAAACGCAAACGCACGAAACGCCAGCGTTCTCGCAGCCCTTCTCCGTCCACCTCTTCCTCCTCGCCGCCTCGATCTCGCCGCCCTAAATCCGAGAGTCAGGATCTCACTGAGGAAGAGTATCTCGCTCTCTGTCTCCTCAAGCTCGCTAAAGACAAACACTCGCCGCCGCCGCAGCCGCAGCCGCGAGACTCGACGAAGCTCTCGTACAAGTGTAGCGTTTGCGGAAAAGCGTTTCCTTCGTATCAGGCGTTAGGCGGACACAAAGCGAGCCACCGAATCAAGCCTCTAACCGCCGATAATTCGACGTCTCCGATCATCGCCGGAGAGAAGCATCACAGTTCCGCCACCGTCCCTCCTTCCGGGAAGATTCACGAGTGCTCTATCTGCCGTAAAGTGTTTCCGACGGGTCAAGCTCTGGGCGGCCACAAACGGTGCCACTACGAAGGGAACCTCGGAGGAGGAAGCAAATCGATTAGCCAGAGTGGAAGCGTGTCGAGCACGGTTTCGGAAGATCGAAGCAACCGCGTGTTGATCGATCTGAACCTCCCGGCTTTACCGGAGCTCAGCCTTCATCACAACCCAGTCGTCGACGATGAGATACTGAGTCCGTTGACCGGGAAGAAACCGCTTTTGTTGACCGATCGTGACCAAGTCATCAAGAAAGAAGATTTATCTCtaagaatataa
- the LOC111198570 gene encoding RNA polymerase II C-terminal domain phosphatase-like 5: MSVVENIHLEPRAKRQKIEPNEPSYSSKRCGHWFVRYGVCTTCNSSVDKDQGQAFNYLLDGLQLSHEAVAVTKHLTTLVSCSNEKKLHLVLDLDHTLLHTTRLPCLTEAEKYLIEEAGSKRRDDLYKWQPQGENPMVFLTKLRPFVKDFLEEANKMFTMYVYTKGNRDYAKFIMKLTDPKKIYFGERVITRDESPYMKTLDLVLAHERGVLIVDDTRDVWPDHKSNLVEISKYNYFRMSKSKHSKPYSEEKTDESETEGGLANVLKLLKEVHCGFFRVGEEKELEFKDVRLLLQEIEFNHADKEPFSSVETL; the protein is encoded by the coding sequence ATGTCCGTAGTTGAGAACATTCATCTGGAACCGAGAGCCAAAAGGCAGAAAATAGAACCTAACGAGCCTTCGTATTCTAGCAAAAGATGTGGTCACTGGTTCGTTCGTTACGGAGTATGCACCACCTGCAATTCCTCTGTTGACAAAGACCAAGGCCAAGCATTCAATTATCTTTTGGATGGTCTACAGCTAAGCCACGAGGCTGTAGCCGTAACAAAGCACCTTACCACATTAGTCTCTTGTTCCAACGAGAAAAAACTTCACTTAGTCCTTGACTTGGACCACACGCTTCTCCACACCACTCGTCTACCGTGTCTCACCGAAGCAGAGAAGTATCTAATCGAAGAAGCGGGTTCAAAAAGAAGAGACGATCTATACAAGTGGCAACCTCAAGGAGAAAATCCCATGGTGTTCTTGACAAAGCTAAGACCTTTTGTTAAAGATTTTTTGGAAGAAGCCAACAAGATGTTCACAATGTATGTCTACACAAAGGGTAACCGTGATTACGCTAAATTCATCATGAAGCTTACTGATCCGAAGAAAATCTATTTCGGTGAGAGAGTGATAACAAGAGATGAGAGTCCTTATATGAAGACGCTTGATTTGGTTTTGGCTCATGAGCGAGGAGTGCTGATTGTGGATGATACACGTGATGTGTGGCCTGATCACAAGAGCAACTTGGTTGAAATTAGCAAATACAACTATTTTAGGATGAGCAAGAGCAAACATTCGAAGCCATACTCTGAGGAGAAGACAGACGAGAGTGAAACTGAGGGTGGTTTGGCCAATGTTTTGAAGCTACTCAAAGAAGTTCACTGTGGATTCTTCAGAGTAGGTGAAGAAAAAGAGTTGGAGTTTAAAGACGTGAGGTTGCTGCTACAGGAGATAGAGTTCAATCATGCCGACAAAGAACCCTTTAGTTCTGTAGAAACATTATAA